A part of Meleagris gallopavo isolate NT-WF06-2002-E0010 breed Aviagen turkey brand Nicholas breeding stock chromosome 26, Turkey_5.1, whole genome shotgun sequence genomic DNA contains:
- the ROBO4 gene encoding roundabout homolog 4 yields MEGGWAMALGLWATALCLGGCHPPGGDMESHSTQRPAELRDNFRLQPGDLVVVAGQALELDCVPPAGQPEPRVTWRKDGVTLRLAGGRHQLTRGKLRVASARRSDAGVYVCVAANAAGERHSRGAQVTILEKPVIVRRPSDVTAVAGSTVELSCGAQGDPAPRVQWHKESGDLPWGRHEVDQEHTLRLHAVTAADGGAYVCTAQSQLGSAAATARLRVEGQLPAGRWETTRQNLLAVQLQLDNGTALPTNATVWLRWRMVTPGPAPEGFVVLYRCLLPASTAWSQQDVGRELSAVIPALQRGYQYEFKVRPYAGGTQGLDSNSWHLWIPEEAVPSAAPQRVTVGQAAPGNGTVIVSWEPPPPDAHNGIIRGYQVWSLGEGWLQPTNRTVDGGTRRLETLLHGPGARYCIQVAAFNGAGLGIPSNVTCGVLEMMAGSTGVVRVLQQPAVIAATGSLLWLALLALLLLICQRRASQGSMAQHGQEDTDVPWLSSPWKPVCVPQNLSGSSSLSSRLLGSDSRDPQPSPLTSELPSLSPATTPSCSHLCREHPKTSTSSLALWEHIRKRELDRTHSSPVPVAGLRAIPVPLCAGEWGTHFDSVDRWPQQKGQDGDTALAGEDPWWLPTISSPKPRRSSVASIGAGMLVAPAGHPHVWHPMGTRFPAMGCSRDTSPVTGNPKDTSTVTGNPGDMSPVTRSPKNVSPVTRNSKNTRKHRDMSSVTRSPVDMSPATVSRKEMLLATRPSRDVSPVTECPRVRSPVIGHSKEKSPATRSPRDLSSASSHSLATTVQEDMSPFTQHPRDMFSATRCPRDTFPAARHPDDMPMIPQNPRDTSVFTRGPRDTLVATKDVSPEPGRLSPALSDGVLTPQRVAEDLERVQEAHRPTNIPRPEVSPAHPQRVPVPRPLSPPHTYGYICGPPPSAMGDGEXEEEEEEEEEEEKPEVWGHEGSPGGSLLNGWGSVTEDTVPSTRCSLASSSDGSFLLDASFARVLAVAVDSLCFSLEDIDGGGEGAAAPLHRLASSPLCGEVALGTGTGKGMEMGSLVGMPRVGSQWGGLLSRDRRDRSVAAPVLKQC; encoded by the exons ATGGAGGGCGGCTGGGCCATGGCACTGGGGCTCTGGGCTACCGCACTGTGCCTGGGGGGCTGCCACCCCCCCGGAGGGGACATGGAGTCGCACAGCACCCAGCGCCCAGCTG AGCTGCGGGACAATTTCCGCCTGCAGCCCGGGGACCTGGTGGTCGTGGCAGGGCAGGCGCTGGAGCTGGACTGCGTGCCCCCCGCCGGGCAGCCCGAGCCCCGCGTCACCTGGAGGAAGGACGGCGTCACCCTGCGCCTGGCTGGGGGCCGTCACCAGCTCACCCGGGGGAAGCTGCGGGTGGCCTCGGCACGCAGGAGCGACGCGGGGGTCTATGTGTGTGTGGCAGCCAACGCAGCAGGCGAGCGGCACAGCCGGGGTGCTCAAGTCACCATCCTGG AGAAGCCAGTCATCGTGCGGCGGCCAAGTGATGTCACAGCAGTGGCCGGCAGCACGGTGGAGCTGAGCTGTGGTGCGCAGGGCGACCCGGCACCGCGGGTTCAGTGGCACAAGGAGAGCGGGGATCTGCCCTGGGGGAG GCACGAGGTGGATCAGGAGCACACGCTGCGACTCCACGCGGTGACGGCAGCCGATGGTGGTGCCTACGTCTGCACAGCCCAGAGCCAGCTGGGCAGCGCTGCTGCCACCGCCCGCCTCCGTGTGGAGG GGCAGCTGCCGGCAGGCCGGTGGGAGACCACACGGCAGaacctgctggctgtgcagctgcagctggacaATGGCACTGCACTGCCCACCAACGCCACTGTCTGGCTCCGCTGGAGG ATGGTGACACCAGGGCCAGCTCCAGAGGGCTTTGTGGTGCTGTATcgctgcctgctccctgccagcactgcctggtCCCAGCAGGACGTGGGCAGGGAGCTCAGCGCCGTCATCCCTGCACTCCAGCGGGGCTACCAGTATGAGTTCAAGGTCCGACCCTACGCTGGTGGGACCCAGGGCTTGGACAGCAACAGCTGGCACCTCTGGATCCCTGAGGAAG CAGTGCCAAGCGCAGCACCCCAGCGTGTCACCGTGGGCCAGGCTGCACCAGGGAATGGTACCGTTATCGTGAGCTGGGAGCCACCTCCTCCTGATGCCCACAATGGCATCATTCGGGGCTACCAG GTCTGGTCCCTGGGCGAGGGCTGGCTACAACCCACCAACCGCACTGTGGACGGAGGAACACGTCGCTTGGAGACCCTCCTGCACGGCCCTGGGGCCAGATACTGCATCCAAGTAGCCGCGTTCAAtggtgcagggctggggatCCCCAGCAATGTCACCTGTGGCGTCCTGG AGATGATGGCAGGGAGCACCGGAGTGGTGCgggtgctgcagcagcctgcGGTCATCGCAGCCACTGGCTCACTGCTGTGGCTGGCCCTGCttgccctcctcctcctcatctgcCAGCGTCGCGCCAGCCAGGGCTCCATGGCACAACATGG gcaggaggaCACTGATGTGCCATGGCTCAGCAGCCCCTGGAAACCTGTCTGTGTTCCTCAGAACctcagtggcagcagcagcctcagcagtCGGCTCCTGGGAAGCGACAGCAGGGACCCCCAGCCCTCTC CCCTGACCTCGGAGCTGCCGAGCCTCAGCCCTGCGACGAcccccagctgcagccacctCTGCAGAGAACACCCCAAAACTAGCACGTCCAGCCTGGCACTGTGGGAGCACATCCGCAAGCGAG AGCTGGACCGTACGCACAGCTCCCCAGTGCCAGTGGCTGGGCTCAGGGCCATTCCCGTGCCCTTGTGTGCCGGGGAGTGGGGGACACATTTTGACTCAGTGGACAGATGGCCTCAGCAGAAAGGACAGGATGGTGACACGGCACTAGCAGGAGAGGACCCATGGTGGCTGCCCACCATCAGCTCCCCGAAACCACGGCGCAGTTCGGTGGCATCAATTGGTGCTGGGATGCTGGTGGCACCTGCAGGACATCCGCACGTCTGGCACCCCATGGGGACCCG GTTCCCAGCCATGGGGTGCTCAAGGGACACATCTCCAGTCACTGGGAACCCCAAAGACACGTCCACGGTTACTGGGAACCCTGGGGACATGTCCCCAGTCACCAGGAGCCCCAAGAATGTGTCCCCAGTCACTCGGAACAGCAAGAATACCAGGAAGCACAGGGACATGTCCTCTGTCACCAGGAGCCCCGTAGATATGTCCCCTGCCACTGTGAGCCGCAAGGAAATGTTACTGGCCACAAGACCCAGCAGAGATGTGTCCCCGGTCACCGAGTGCCCCAGGGTCAGATCCCCAGTCATTGGGCACTCCAAGGAGAAGTCCCCGGCCACCAGGAGTCCCAGGGATTTGTCCTCAGCCTCCAGTCACTCCCTGGCCACCACAGTCCAGGAGGACATGTCCCCATTCACTCAGCACCCCAGGGACATGTTCTCAGCCACCAGGTGTCCCAGAGATACGTTCCCAGCAGCCAGGCACCCTGACGACATGCCCATGATCCCCCAGAACCCCAGGGACACATCTGTGTTCACCAGAGGGCCCAGGGACACGCTGGTGGCCACCAAAGACGTGTCCCCGGAGCCCGGCCGCCTCTCACCAGCACTCAGTGATGGGGTCCTCACCCCGCAGCGGGTTGCCGAGGACCTGGAGAGGGTGCAGGAAGCCCACCGCCCCACGAACATCCCCAGGCCAGAGGTGTCCCCAGCACATCCCCAGCGCGTCCCTGTGCCCCGCCCCCTGTCCCCTCCCCACACCTATGGGTACATCTGTGGGCCTCCCCCCTCTGCTATGGGCGATGGCGAG NNNgaggaggaggaggaagaggaggaggaagaagagaagccCGAGGTGTGGGGTCACGAGGGCTCGCCGGGGGGGTCTCTGCTGAACGGATGGGGGTCTGTCACGGAGGACACCGTCCCCAGCACCCGCTGCAGCCTGGCCAGCTCCTCTGACGGCTCCTTCCTGCTCGATGCCAGCTTTGCCCGTGTGCTGGCCGTGGCCGTCGACAGCCTCTGCTTCAGCCTCGAGGACATCGATGGGGGTGGTGAGGGAGCTGCTGCCCCCCTGCACCGCCTGGCATCATCCCCTCTGTGCGGGGAGGTGGCCCTGGGGACGGGGACAGGGAAGGGGATGGAGATGGGCAGCCTCGTGGGGATGCCCCGAGTGGGCAGCCAGTGGGGTGGGCTCCTTTCCAGGGATAGAAGGGACAGGAGTGTGGCAGCCCCTGTGTTAAAGCAGTGTTGA
- the ROBO3 gene encoding roundabout homolog 3: MSHPSPGSHPRLEDSAPRIVEHPSDLLVSRGEPATLSCRAEGRPSPTVEWYKDGERVETDHEDPRSHRMLLPSGSLFFLRIVHGRRSKPDEGIYVCVARNYLGEATSRNASLEVAVLRDDFRQSPGDVVVAAGEPAVLECVPPRGHPEPTVTWKKDGTRLSDKDERITIRGGKLMMATTRKSDAGIYVCVATNMVGERDSEPAELVVFERPAFGRRPQNQAVLEDQAAEFPCEALGDPPPTARWRREDGELPAGRWELLADNTLRISRVRAEDEGTYTCMAENSVGRSEASGTLIVRVPPQLITRPRNQTVPPGQSVTFQCETTGNPPPAVFWQKEGSQVRPLPTSAPTAPHRAPKPSASPSAQTLLFPGQSPPAAGRISVASSGAMTIATVQPTDAGYYLCQAISVAGSVLAKALLEVEAAPAQPRPPVIRWGPANLTVLPVGATAQLPCWAEGEPSPHVGWLKDGRTVLGSESRASLLENGTLLISNMRVTDSGQYECVATSSMGEMRWSGSLQVQGDGSLLSPPSPEPGILPGPPSTPLVTNITKSSVTLTWKGNEQSGGTAVTYIVEAFSEAMGGPWQTVAANVEGETHTVQGLVPDTVYLFLVRALNAHGLSDPSGISEPIRTQADTSPTPQVSPELARVAVHLQEPVVLPPGAVRLAWTVSVGTRRVGGDTVLHLCHPPHLPCPQVEPPSPSVQGYQVLYRRRGGRWEAWDVRAPGERGALLTGLRHGQDYEVKVRPFYLHLHGPDSAVRALRMPEAAPSAPPRAVSVAGNGTSVRISWQPPPPAEQNGVILDYRIWCLGNESRFHINQSVEGTVLATVLQGLVPGVPYRAEVAAATGAGVGARSAPISIRIAPPVEQDVGPVGWGSMAERMAAVARRPAFIAGVSGALWLILAGFAAWLYSRRRRRKELSHFTASFAFAPTGASMGAVGPRHGPTASSLPPPALSTLTFPHTPVPAHSSPRNAHPWLADAWRGGGLDATERYYNEAGISRYIAQTEPFGPGNAEGPIYSSIEAGGDELRTFHRPCSQHGPETLYGHSAPGQHGKNLGKAVQTPVLSWTELLPPPPSASELSQYTEEEGEKEEEEEMDEEDGILGLEEHCPSTEDAPQHTASSPATPTGCWTPAATAPVPHEDTRSLQRFSSPRSPRRPPRGTAPSPSPPLSPRSPDTCKGPVPRAHRPYGAGKTRSETPKSHPKPKGGRYPREQWTGGGCAQSRREGVEDALGGDKDGIDEG; the protein is encoded by the exons ATGTCACACCCTTCCCCAGGCTCCCACCCGCGGCTGGAGGACTCCGCACCCCGCATCGTGGAGCACCCCTCGGACCTGCTGGTGTCCAGGGGTGAGCCGGCCACActgagctgcagggcagagggCCGCCCGTCGCCCACCGTGGAGTGGTACAAGGACGGTGAGCGCGTGGAGACGGACCACGAGGACCCCCGCTCCCACCGCATGCTGCTGCCCAGCGGCTCCCTCTTCTTCCTCCGCATTGTGCATGGCCGCCGCAGCAAGCCTGACGAGGGCATCTACGTCTGCGTGGCCAGGAATTACCTGGGTGAAGCCACCAGCAGGAACGCCTCGCTGGAGGTGGCTG TGCTGCGGGATGATTTCCGGCAGTCCCCTGGGGATGTGGTGGTGGCAGCAGGTGAGCCGGCTGTGCTGGAGTGCGTCCCGCCCCGCGGGCACCCCGAGCCCACCGTCACCTGGAAGAAGGATGGCACCCGGCTCAGCGACAAGGATGAGCGCATTACG ATCCGCGGTGGGAAGCTGATGATGGCCACCACGCGCAAAAGCGACGCCGGCATTTACGTCTGTGTGGCCACCAACATGGTGGGGGAGCGGGACAGCGAGCCGGCCGAGCTGGTGGTCTTTG AGCGCCCCGCGTTCGGCAGACGGCCACAGAACCAGGCGGTGCTGGAGGACCAGGCGGCCGAGTTCCCTTGCGAAGCACTGGGGGACCCCCCGCCCACCGCCCGCTGGCGCAGAGAGGATGGTGAGCTGCCGGCGGGAAG gtgggagctgctggctgaCAACACGCTGAGGATCAGTCGGGTGCGGGCAGAGGATGAGGGAACCTACACCTGCATGGCCGAGAACAGCGTGGGCAGGTCGGAGGCCTCGGGCACCCTCATTGTGCGCG TGCCCCCACAGCTCATCACCCGGCCCCGCAACCAGACTGTGCCCCCCGGCCAGAGTGTGACCTTCCAGTGCGAGACCACAGGAAATCCTCCGCCGGCCGTGTTTTGGCAGAAGGAAGGCAGCCAGGTCCGTCCCCTCCCCACCTCCGCCCCCACAGCACCCCACCGTGCACCAAAGCCTTCTGCCTCCCCCTCTGCCCAGACACTGCTGTTCCCTGGGCAGTCCCCGCCAGCTGCCGGCCGCATTTCGGTAGCATCCAGCGGCGCCATGACCATCGCCACCGTGCAGCCCACCGACGCCGGCTATTACCTGTGCCAAGCCATCAGCGTGGCTGGCAGCGTCCTGGCCAAAGCGCTGCTGGAGGTGGAGGCTG CGCCCGCTCAGCCCCGACCGCCAGTGATCCGCTGGGGCCCTGCCAACCTGACGGTGCTGCCGGTGGGGGCTACGGCGCAGCTGCCCTGCTGGGCAGAGGGTGAGCCCTCACCCCATGTGGGGTGGCTGAAGGATGGGCGCACCGTGCTGGGCTCTGAGAGCCGCGCCAGCCTGCTGGAGAATGGCACTCTGCTGATCAGCAACATGCGG GTGACAGACTCAGGCCAGTATGAGTGTGTGGCCACCAGTTCGATGGGTGAGATGCGCTGGAGCGGGTCCCTGCAGGTGCAAG GTGATGGATCTCTCCTCTCGCCACCATCCCCAGAGCCCGGCATCCTTCCAGGGCCACCCTCCACCCCACTGGTCACCAATATCACCAAAAGCAGTGTCACCCTAACCTGGAAAGGGAATGAGCAAAGCGGTGGCACTGCAGTCACCTACATTGTGGAAGCTTTCAG TGAGGCCATGGGCGGCCCGTGGCAGACAGTGGCAGCCAATGTGGAGGGTGAGACACACACCGTGCAGGGCCTCGTCCCCGACACCGTGTACCTCTTCCTGGTGCGGGCACTCAACGCCCATGGGCTCAGCGACCCCAGCGGCATCTCAGAGCCCATCCGCACCCAAG CAGACACCAGCCCCACGCCACAGGTGTCTCCAGAGCTGGCACGTGTGGCCGTGCACCTGCAGGAGCCCGTGGTGCTGCCGCCGGGTGCCGTGCGCCTCGCCTGGACCGTGAGCGTGGGGACACGGCGGGTGGGAggggacacagtgctgcacctCTGTCACCCCCCTCATCTCCCGTGTCCTCAGGTGGAGCCCCCATCGCCCTCTGTGCAGGGATACCAGGTGCTGTACCGGCGGCGCGGTGGGCGCTGGGAGGCGTGGGATGTGCGGGCACCGGGCGAACGGGGGGCTCTGCTCACGGGGCTGCGCCATGGCCAGGACTACGAGGTGAAGGTGCGGCCCTTCTACCTGCACCTCCATGGCCCCGACAGTGCCGTGCGCGCCCTGCGTATGCCTGAGGCAG cccccagtgCTCCACCACGGGCTGTCAGCGTGGCTGGAAATGGCACCAGCGTCCGCATCTCCTGGCAGCCTCCACCGCCAGCTGAGCAGAATGGAGTCATCCTTGATTACCGA ATCTGGTGCTTGGGCAACGAGAGCCGCTTCCACATCAATCAGAGCGTGGAGGGGACGGTGCTGgccacagtgctgcaggggcTGGTGCCCGGTGTCCCCTATCGTGCTGAGGTGGCTGCGGCCACGGGGGCAGGTGTGGGTGCTCGCAGTGCACCCATCTCCATCCGCATCG CACCCCCAGTGGAGCAGGACGTGGGGCCGGTGGGATGGGGCAGCATGGCGGAGCGCATGGCCGCGGTGGCGAGGCGGCCAGCCTTCATCGCTGGCGTCAGCGGTGCCCTCTGGCTCATCCTCGCTGGGTTTGCAGCATGGCTCTACAGCCGCCGCCGCCGCAGGAAAGAGCTGAGCCACTTCACAG CCTCCTTTGCCTTTGCGCCCACGGGTGCATCCATGGGTGCTGTAGGGCCGCGTCACGGCCCCACCGCATCCTCACTGCCACCCCCAGCTCTGTCCACACTCACCTTCCCACACACCCCGGtaccagcacacagcagccccaG GAATGCTCACCCGTGGCTGGCGGACGCGTGGCGTGGTGGTGGCCTGGATGCCACCGAGAGATACTACAATG AGGCCGGCATCTCCCGCTACATCGCCCAGACGGAGCCCTTTGGGCCCGGGAATGCCGAGGGGCCCATCTACAGCAGCATCGAGGCAGGGGGCGATGAGCTGCGCACCTTCCACCGGCCCTGCTCACAGCATGGCCCCGAGACCCTGTATGGCCACTCAGCTCCCGGGCAGCACG GGAAAAACTTGGGGAAAGCGGTGCAGACACCGGTGCTGAGCTGGACCGAGCTACTGCCCCCACCACCCTCGGCCAGTGAGCTCAGCCAGTACActgaggaggagggggagaaggaggaggaagaggagatggaTGAAGAGGATGGCAT cttggggctggaggagcacTGTCCTTCCACTGAGGATGCCCCCCAGCACACTGCCTCCTCACCTGCCACCCCCACGGGCTGCTGGACCCCGGCTGCAACAGCCCCTGTGCCCCACGAGGACACCCGCAGCCTGCAGCGTTTCAGCAGCCCCCGTTCACCCCG GAGACCCCCACGCGGCACTGCACCCTCACCGAGCCCCCCGCTGAGCCCCCGCAGCCCAGACACATGCAAAGGTCCCGTGCCCCGAGCCCACCGCCCCTACGGCGCAG GGAAAACACGCTCGGAGACCCCGAAGAGCCACCCGAAGCCCAAAGGCGGCCGCTACCCTCGGGAGCAGTGGACGGGAGGTGG GTGTGCACAGAGCCGGAGGGAGGGGGTTGAGGATGCGCTGGGTGGGGACAAGGATGGGATAGATGAGGGGTGA